TCCATCGCTGTGGGTTTTACAGTTGTTACCTTGTTACACATTGTCGTGGGTGAAATGGCACCCAAATGGTTGGCGATTCAGCGACCGTTGCCGACCAGTTTGTGGGTGGCGTATCCATTACGCTGGTTTTACTGGATTATGTATCCATTCATTTGGTTACTCAACAATTGTGCGCTTTGGTTGTTGAGGAAAGTTGGGTTGGATGTTTTTGATGAAAGCGAGCATAGTCATTCAGAAGAGGAATTACGAATGATGATTGGTTCGACGGGTGGAAGATCCGACCGCGAACAATTTAGCCGCGATTTAGTGCTCAACGCATTTGATCTCAAAAACCGAGTGGCAAGGGATGTGATGCGTCCGCGACGCGAAATTATGGGGTTCAACACCCAATCGAATCTCGAGGATTGCCTTGTGATGGCGGAAGAATCGCGACACTCGCGCTTCCCATTGTGCGTCAACGGCAATCTCGATGAAACGCTGGGCGTCGTACACATCAAAGATTTATATGCCCGGCGCCGCACGGCTAAAACGGCGGATGAGTTACGGGAATTTGCGCGGGAATTAGTGTACACACCCGAAACGGCGCGGCTGGAAGGGTTGCTGCAAATCTTCCTAGACCGGAAACTGCATTTTGCATTGGTGGTGAATGAATATGGCGACACGGTTGGGATGGTGACGCTGGAAAATATTTTGGAGGAATTGGTTGGGCAAATCCGCGATGAGTTTGATGAACACGAGAAACCGTTTTTCGTGCAAACCGATGAGGTCACTTGGACGCTGGAAGGCTCCATGCCCCTGCACGAACTGGAGGAGTTGACCGGCGAACCCTGTGACGACAAGGGCGTGACTACCGTGAGCGGATTAATCACCAAACGACTCGGCACTTTCGCCAAGGTGGGCGATATGCTGGAATTAGGCCGCTATGAATTGCGCGTGGAACAAACGTACCGGCGACAAGTGGAGCGCGCACGGCTCATCAAGCTCAGTGAACGGGAGCCCACGGAAGAAGAGCCGGAAGGTTAAAGGCAGTCACCACGGCGGATTTTGAGGAAGACGGTTATCAAAGTCCGTTAATAACCCCTGCTGAAATTCGCCGGCAAACGTGCCGCTAAAAAATCGGTCCAAGCCTTCGCGATGTAAATTTTCCCAACTGCGTTCTTCGTCACCGGGATTGATCGGAAAAAACAATGCGCCACTTGTTTTCGCCGCCTTGTGATCGCCGGGAGCGTCACCAATCATCAGGATTTTTTCTGCGGGATATTTGCCTTTGGTAGCCAATTCGAGGTGCTGTGTTTTAGTGCCCATTTCCTGCCCGGCAATGGCGCACACAAATTCGTCCAAACGATTCTCGGCCCATTCGCGTTCGAGTGCCTCGGTTGGTGTTTGTGAAATCACCATGCAATCCGCCTTCGCAGCTGCAGAACTGAGCGATTCGCGTACGAGGGGAAACGGCGGCACACCCTGCACAATGTCTTTCACGGAAACATTCACTGCGTCGCTCCACGTCTTGATCCGAACAAGGCCCTCGTTGCCGTTGGCGACTTCGGCGTCGAGCGTGGCGTTGCCGAGTTTAGATTCGCGATTCACCCATTCAAGCAGGGCGGGGAACGTGGGCACTGCAATCCCGCGTGCGGAGATTTCTTTGCGTGCGCTTATTAATTGCAAGGCACGGATGACTGCGTGGAAGCGATTGCATCCGCGGGTTTTGGAATAAAGGTTTACGAACTCCCAAACTTCACGGGCGTATTTGCTGGCGGCCTGTAGTTCAAAATGTTTGATGAACATTGGCGCAAAGCATTCTTTGTGTTTGATTTCCATCGAATCAAACACGCAGCCATCGGAATCGATTCCAATGAAATAGTCCTGTGTCGGTTGAAACTCGCGAAGGGCTTGGGCTGGATCACTCATGCGTTATAGGTCGTTGAGGAAACATCACCGCCGCGTCCGGTCCAGTTGGTGTGGAAGAATTCGCCACGTGGTTTGTCGAGGCGTTCGTAAGTGTGGGCACCGAAGTAGTCGCGTTGGGCTTGGAGTAGATTTGCGGGGAGACGTTCGGTGCGGTAGCTGTCGAAGAATGACAGGGCGGTGCTGAAGGCGGGCACGGGAATGCCGCGTTTGGCGGCGACGGCGATGACGTTGCGCCAACCTTTTTGTGTGTGGCGGATTTCGCGTTTGAAATAGGTGTCGAGCAGCAATGATTGGAGACGCGGATGTTTGTCGTACGCTTCCTTGATTTTGCCGAGGAACGCGCTGCGGATGATGCAACCGCCACGCCACATCATGGCAATATTGCCGTAGTTGAGGTGCCAGTGGTATTCTTTGGCGGCGGCGCGGAGGAGCATGAATCCCTGCGTGTAGCTGACAATTTTGGAGGCGTAAAGCGCGCAGCGAATGTCTTCGATGAACTTCGCCCGCTCGCGGGTAATGGCGGGTTTGGGGCCGCGGATTTTTTTGCTGGCTTTTACGCGCTCATTTTTTTGCGCTGAAATGCAGCGGGCGTATACGGCCTCGGCAATGAGGGTGATCGGCATGCCAAGTTCGGCGGAATTGATGACGGTCCATTTGCCGGTGCCTTTTTGGCCGGCGGTATCGAGGATTTTTTCCACGAGCGGTTGGCCGTCGGTGTCTTTATAGCCGAGGATGTCACGGGTAATTTCGATGAGATAAGAATCGAGCGGGCCGGTGTTCCATTCGGCGAAGACGGCGTGCATTTCGTCGGCGCTCATTCCGAGGCCGGTTTTCATGAGATTGTATGCTTCGCAGATGAGCTGCATGTCACCGTACTCGATGCCGTTGTGGACCATTTTTACATAATGCCCCGCGCCATCGGCGCCTACCCAGTCGCAACAAGGTGTGTTGTCTTCCACTTTGGCGGAGATGGATTGGAAAATATCTTTTACGTGTGGCCATGCGGCTTGCGAGCCGCCGGGCATAATGGAAGGGCCGATTCGCGCGCCTTCTTCGCCGCCGGATACGCCGGTGCCAATAAAGAGTAATCCACGGGATTCCAAATATTTTGTGCGGCGGATGGTGTCTTCGTAAAGTGAGTTGCCGCCGTCGATAATGATGTCGCCTGGGGCGAGGTGAGGCAGGAGTTTTTCAATGAAGTCGTCGACCGGTTGGCCTGCCTTCACGAGCAGCATGATACGTCGGGGGGCTTTGAGATGGGCGATCATCTCGGGGATGCTGCGTGCGCCGATGATGTTTGTGCCTTGCGCTTCGCCGGCGAGAAATTCGTCCA
The genomic region above belongs to Limisphaerales bacterium and contains:
- a CDS encoding HAD family hydrolase, yielding MSDPAQALREFQPTQDYFIGIDSDGCVFDSMEIKHKECFAPMFIKHFELQAASKYAREVWEFVNLYSKTRGCNRFHAVIRALQLISARKEISARGIAVPTFPALLEWVNRESKLGNATLDAEVANGNEGLVRIKTWSDAVNVSVKDIVQGVPPFPLVRESLSSAAAKADCMVISQTPTEALEREWAENRLDEFVCAIAGQEMGTKTQHLELATKGKYPAEKILMIGDAPGDHKAAKTSGALFFPINPGDEERSWENLHREGLDRFFSGTFAGEFQQGLLTDFDNRLPQNPPW
- the gnd gene encoding decarboxylating NADP(+)-dependent phosphogluconate dehydrogenase, translated to MEPQGDIALIGLAVMGQNLILNMNDHGYTVVAHNRTTARVDEFLAGEAQGTNIIGARSIPEMIAHLKAPRRIMLLVKAGQPVDDFIEKLLPHLAPGDIIIDGGNSLYEDTIRRTKYLESRGLLFIGTGVSGGEEGARIGPSIMPGGSQAAWPHVKDIFQSISAKVEDNTPCCDWVGADGAGHYVKMVHNGIEYGDMQLICEAYNLMKTGLGMSADEMHAVFAEWNTGPLDSYLIEITRDILGYKDTDGQPLVEKILDTAGQKGTGKWTVINSAELGMPITLIAEAVYARCISAQKNERVKASKKIRGPKPAITRERAKFIEDIRCALYASKIVSYTQGFMLLRAAAKEYHWHLNYGNIAMMWRGGCIIRSAFLGKIKEAYDKHPRLQSLLLDTYFKREIRHTQKGWRNVIAVAAKRGIPVPAFSTALSFFDSYRTERLPANLLQAQRDYFGAHTYERLDKPRGEFFHTNWTGRGGDVSSTTYNA
- a CDS encoding HlyC/CorC family transporter yields the protein MDWGEVTVVPLLILAVGVLVFLNGFFVAAEFALVKLRDTQLEPLVIAGQRRARMARHLLKNLDEYLSACQLGITLASLGLGYVGHPIFNKLLAPIYELQINGSPLLSDPHWQHTISIAVGFTVVTLLHIVVGEMAPKWLAIQRPLPTSLWVAYPLRWFYWIMYPFIWLLNNCALWLLRKVGLDVFDESEHSHSEEELRMMIGSTGGRSDREQFSRDLVLNAFDLKNRVARDVMRPRREIMGFNTQSNLEDCLVMAEESRHSRFPLCVNGNLDETLGVVHIKDLYARRRTAKTADELREFARELVYTPETARLEGLLQIFLDRKLHFALVVNEYGDTVGMVTLENILEELVGQIRDEFDEHEKPFFVQTDEVTWTLEGSMPLHELEELTGEPCDDKGVTTVSGLITKRLGTFAKVGDMLELGRYELRVEQTYRRQVERARLIKLSEREPTEEEPEG